In one Pseudarthrobacter sp. NBSH8 genomic region, the following are encoded:
- a CDS encoding tyrosine recombinase XerC yields the protein MENQELSLEFEQALVDFGRYLTAERARSGHTLRAYLSDLRSLLEYAASEGVTDLAGLELGTLRRWLGAQSQAGISRATLARRSATARSFTTWAMREELIAADPALRLRAPKAEKSLPGVLQSQQLLRLLNSLAEAAADGSPVPVRNRAMVELLYATGLRVGELAALDVDDLNPDRRTLRVVGKGNKERTVPYGVPAAVAVDDWLRRARPLLATGHSGPALFLGTRGNRVDQRQVRTVVNALFEALGDTSATGPHALRHTAATHLLDGGADLRAVQEILGHSSLATTQIYTHVSVERLRSSYQQAHPRA from the coding sequence GTGGAGAATCAGGAACTGTCCCTGGAGTTTGAGCAGGCACTTGTAGACTTCGGCAGATACCTGACCGCAGAGCGGGCCCGGTCCGGGCATACCCTTCGGGCATACTTGTCCGACCTTCGAAGCCTCCTGGAATACGCCGCCTCCGAGGGTGTCACGGATCTAGCAGGCCTGGAGCTGGGCACCCTCCGACGCTGGCTCGGGGCGCAGAGCCAGGCCGGAATATCCCGGGCCACCCTTGCGCGGAGATCGGCCACAGCGCGTTCCTTCACCACGTGGGCCATGCGGGAAGAGCTTATCGCGGCCGATCCTGCCCTCCGTCTCAGGGCTCCCAAAGCGGAAAAGTCACTGCCCGGGGTGCTGCAGTCCCAACAACTCCTCAGGCTGCTGAACAGTCTGGCGGAGGCCGCGGCTGACGGGTCACCGGTGCCGGTGCGCAACCGGGCCATGGTGGAGCTTCTATACGCCACGGGCCTGCGGGTGGGGGAGCTGGCCGCCTTGGATGTGGACGACCTCAACCCGGACCGCCGGACCCTGCGGGTGGTCGGCAAGGGCAACAAGGAAAGGACGGTGCCCTATGGCGTCCCGGCCGCCGTGGCCGTCGACGACTGGCTGCGCAGGGCCAGGCCGCTCCTGGCCACGGGGCACAGCGGGCCGGCGCTATTCCTGGGCACCAGAGGGAACCGTGTTGACCAGCGTCAGGTCAGGACCGTGGTGAATGCCCTCTTCGAAGCTTTGGGCGACACCTCAGCAACCGGTCCGCACGCGCTGCGGCATACTGCGGCAACGCACCTGCTCGATGGCGGGGCGGATCTTCGTGCGGTCCAGGAAATCCTGGGCCACAGCAGCCTCGCCACCACGCAGATCTACACCCATGTGTCCGTAGAGCGGCTCCGGAGCAGCTACCAGCAGGCACATCCCCGGGCCTGA
- a CDS encoding ribonuclease HII, whose translation MPATPAPATVSATAPARLTSRVRSKAPTLRHERTFKAQGARYLAGVDEVGRGALAGPVSVGIAVVDLHTQKPLAGVRDSKLLSPAERERLEPLVRRWSVASAVGHASAREIDALGIIAALRLAGTRAWQDILAAGISPDVVLLDGSHNWLSPAGQPSLFDEPPVDFACTAPVHTKIKADMQCLSVAAASVIAKVERDEQMRGLHSEYPEFGWDVNKGYATAIHRDALRAAGATPYHRVSWNLLGGEL comes from the coding sequence ATGCCGGCCACTCCGGCTCCGGCCACGGTCTCAGCCACGGCTCCGGCCCGCCTTACGTCCAGGGTCCGCTCCAAAGCACCGACGCTGCGGCACGAGCGGACCTTCAAAGCGCAAGGTGCCCGCTACCTGGCGGGCGTGGACGAAGTGGGCCGCGGAGCGCTGGCAGGACCTGTGAGCGTCGGGATCGCCGTCGTGGACCTCCACACCCAGAAGCCCTTGGCCGGTGTGCGGGACAGCAAGCTGCTCAGCCCCGCCGAACGGGAGAGGCTGGAACCCCTGGTCCGACGCTGGAGTGTTGCGTCCGCCGTCGGGCACGCTTCCGCGCGCGAGATCGATGCATTGGGCATCATTGCTGCGCTGCGGCTGGCCGGTACGCGCGCCTGGCAGGACATCCTTGCGGCTGGCATCAGCCCGGATGTGGTGCTCCTCGATGGCAGTCACAACTGGCTCTCGCCCGCCGGGCAGCCTTCCCTGTTTGACGAGCCACCGGTGGACTTCGCATGCACGGCCCCCGTCCACACCAAGATCAAGGCGGACATGCAGTGCCTGAGCGTGGCCGCCGCCAGCGTGATTGCGAAGGTGGAACGCGACGAGCAAATGCGCGGCCTGCACAGTGAATACCCCGAGTTTGGCTGGGACGTCAACAAGGGCTACGCCACCGCAATTCACCGGGACGCGCTCCGCGCCGCTGGAGCCACGCCATACCACCGGGTGAGCTGGAACCTTCTGGGCGGCGAACTCTGA
- a CDS encoding YifB family Mg chelatase-like AAA ATPase: MALGRAYSVALVGLNGYIVEVEADIGQTLPAFVILGLPDAALNEAKERIRSAAKNSGIPLSRRKITANLIPASLPKRGSGFDLAVTMAVLRAANDIKPTGQTVFIAELGLDGRLRPVRGILPAVMASVQAGYPDVVVAHANLGEASLVPGANVRGYRTLARLALDFGADPQELALDFEPEDEAAHCYSEPGAQTVPDMADVSGQGEARRALEVAAAGAHHLLLTGPPGAGKTMLAERLPGLLPDLADNEAMEVTAIHSLCGLPSSAVQLVRRPPFENPHHSATAAAIIGGGSGLPRPGAASRAHRGVLFLDEAPEYERRVLDALRQPLESGELVIHRSAGTAAYPARFQLVLAANPCPCGKASGKGLDCTCTPMMRRRYVARMSGPLLDRVDIQLQVERVSLADFGQAGAEEDTAAVARRVGDARRRQAERLQPLGMDTNSQVPGRILRGALRLPAGATRILDHSLERGVLTARGYDRVLRLAWTLADLSHRDMPDTNDIGQALGLRQAASAAV; the protein is encoded by the coding sequence ATGGCGCTGGGCCGGGCCTACTCCGTGGCGCTGGTGGGTTTGAACGGGTACATCGTCGAGGTGGAAGCCGACATCGGCCAGACTTTGCCGGCATTTGTGATCCTGGGCCTGCCGGATGCCGCGCTCAACGAGGCCAAGGAGCGGATACGTTCCGCGGCCAAAAATTCCGGAATTCCGTTAAGCCGGCGGAAGATCACGGCCAACCTCATCCCGGCGTCGCTGCCCAAACGTGGTTCCGGCTTTGACCTTGCCGTGACCATGGCGGTCCTGAGGGCCGCAAATGACATCAAGCCCACTGGACAGACCGTCTTCATTGCCGAACTCGGGTTGGATGGCCGGCTGCGGCCGGTGCGCGGGATACTGCCGGCAGTGATGGCATCGGTCCAGGCCGGCTATCCGGACGTGGTGGTGGCACACGCCAACCTCGGCGAGGCGTCACTGGTTCCCGGAGCCAACGTCCGCGGATACCGGACGCTGGCACGGCTTGCGCTCGATTTCGGTGCCGACCCGCAGGAGCTCGCACTGGACTTCGAACCGGAGGACGAGGCCGCACACTGTTATTCCGAACCGGGGGCTCAGACCGTACCTGACATGGCAGACGTCTCCGGCCAGGGTGAAGCCAGACGTGCACTCGAGGTGGCCGCGGCCGGGGCACACCATCTGCTCCTGACCGGACCTCCGGGAGCGGGCAAGACCATGCTGGCCGAAAGACTTCCCGGTCTCCTGCCGGACCTTGCTGACAACGAGGCCATGGAAGTCACCGCCATCCACTCGCTCTGCGGTCTTCCCTCATCCGCCGTTCAGCTTGTGCGGCGGCCGCCGTTCGAAAATCCGCATCATTCGGCCACAGCGGCCGCCATTATCGGCGGAGGATCGGGGTTGCCCCGGCCGGGTGCGGCATCACGCGCCCACCGCGGAGTCCTGTTCCTGGACGAAGCCCCGGAATACGAACGGCGAGTCCTGGACGCCCTTCGCCAGCCCCTGGAGAGCGGGGAGCTGGTCATACACCGCTCGGCCGGAACGGCGGCCTATCCTGCACGGTTCCAGCTGGTGCTTGCCGCCAACCCGTGTCCCTGCGGCAAGGCTTCGGGGAAGGGCCTGGACTGCACGTGCACGCCGATGATGCGGCGACGCTACGTGGCCAGGATGTCCGGTCCGCTGCTGGACCGGGTTGATATCCAGCTGCAGGTGGAGCGCGTGTCGCTGGCCGACTTCGGCCAGGCGGGCGCCGAAGAAGATACAGCCGCCGTGGCCCGGCGGGTCGGTGACGCACGCCGACGGCAGGCCGAACGGCTGCAGCCGCTCGGGATGGATACGAACTCGCAGGTGCCCGGCCGGATTCTCCGTGGGGCCCTGCGGTTGCCGGCCGGCGCCACCCGGATCCTGGACCACTCACTGGAGCGGGGCGTGCTGACCGCCAGGGGCTATGACAGGGTTCTGCGGCTGGCCTGGACACTGGCGGACCTGTCGCACCGCGATATGCCCGACACCAACGACATCGGCCAGGCCCTTGGCCTCCGGCAGGCTGCCTCGGCAGCTGTGTGA
- the lepB gene encoding signal peptidase I codes for MPENNARTPEPPRDGAPGADADGMSANTISGGRTSDDVIAEDVTANRGDSDDVAVGSPSAPPSGRRSAAPPTAPAAPSQLFVWLKEVATVVVIAVVLSFLIKTFLFRAFYIPSESMVSTLDVNDRIFVNLLVPEPFSLSRGDVVVFRDTKGWLSTVPDEAKGPFTWVQDGLTFVGLLPDNSEQHLVKRVIGLPGDEVICCDDGGRLTVNGSPIDETYVNGAEEPQIRAFDVVVPEGKVWVMGDNRNHSADSRSHMESDGGFVDLVDVEGKAAVIAWPLNRITVLDNYPAVFRNVPAGG; via the coding sequence ATGCCCGAGAACAATGCCCGGACACCCGAGCCGCCTCGCGACGGCGCCCCCGGTGCCGACGCCGACGGCATGTCCGCCAATACGATTTCCGGCGGCAGGACCTCCGACGATGTGATTGCCGAAGACGTTACTGCCAACCGCGGCGACTCAGACGACGTGGCGGTCGGCAGCCCGTCGGCGCCGCCGTCCGGCAGGCGATCCGCGGCTCCGCCTACAGCGCCCGCCGCGCCCAGCCAGCTCTTTGTCTGGCTGAAGGAGGTTGCCACGGTGGTGGTGATCGCCGTGGTGCTGTCCTTCCTGATCAAGACCTTCCTGTTCCGCGCGTTCTATATTCCGTCAGAATCCATGGTCAGCACCCTGGACGTCAACGACCGCATCTTCGTAAACCTGCTTGTTCCGGAGCCGTTTTCCCTCTCTCGGGGCGACGTTGTGGTGTTCCGTGACACCAAGGGTTGGCTGAGCACCGTGCCGGATGAAGCGAAGGGACCGTTCACCTGGGTCCAGGACGGCCTGACATTTGTGGGACTGCTCCCGGACAACTCCGAGCAGCACCTCGTCAAACGCGTCATCGGGCTGCCCGGTGACGAGGTGATCTGCTGCGACGACGGCGGTAGACTGACCGTCAACGGATCCCCTATTGATGAAACCTATGTCAACGGGGCTGAAGAACCGCAGATCCGTGCCTTCGACGTCGTTGTTCCGGAAGGAAAGGTCTGGGTCATGGGCGATAACCGGAACCACTCCGCGGATTCCCGCTCGCACATGGAGTCCGATGGCGGATTCGTCGACCTCGTGGACGTGGAAGGCAAAGCCGCCGTCATCGCGTGGCCGCTGAACCGGATCACGGTCCTTGACAACTATCCGGCCGTCTTCCGGAACGTGCCTGCGGGAGGCTAG
- a CDS encoding beta-ketoacyl-ACP synthase III — MSVPTLKQVPVNEYSRIIGLGAFRPDVIVTNDDVCQWIDSSDEWIRQRTGIVTRHRAAADVSVVDMAEGAAREALQQAGIEASQLGAVIVSTVTHPYATPSAAAALADRIGATPAPAFDISAACAGYCYGIAQADALVRSGTATYVLVVGAEKLSDVIDNRERTISFLLGDGAGAVVIGPSDTPGIGPSVWGSDGSKWDAIGMTRSILDVRDLSMAARQSDEPGDFALLEEAQELYPTLRQDGQTVFRWAVWEMAKMAQQALEAAGVKAEDLVAFIPHQANMRIIDEMVKKLKLPESVTVARDIADAGNTSAASIPLATHRLLKENPELSGGLALQIGFGAGLVFGAQVIVLP; from the coding sequence ATGAGCGTTCCCACGCTGAAACAGGTTCCCGTCAACGAATACAGCCGCATCATCGGCCTCGGGGCATTCCGGCCTGACGTCATCGTCACCAACGATGACGTTTGCCAGTGGATTGATTCCTCAGACGAATGGATTCGCCAGCGGACCGGCATCGTGACCCGACACCGGGCCGCTGCCGACGTCAGCGTCGTCGACATGGCAGAGGGCGCCGCCCGGGAGGCCCTGCAGCAGGCAGGCATCGAAGCGTCCCAGCTTGGTGCTGTCATCGTTTCCACCGTCACCCACCCGTACGCCACGCCGTCGGCTGCCGCCGCCCTGGCAGACCGCATCGGTGCGACGCCGGCGCCGGCCTTCGATATCTCGGCCGCCTGCGCCGGATACTGCTACGGCATCGCCCAGGCTGATGCCCTGGTCCGTTCCGGCACCGCCACCTACGTGCTGGTGGTTGGCGCGGAGAAGCTTTCCGACGTCATCGACAACCGGGAACGCACCATCTCCTTCCTGCTGGGCGACGGCGCGGGTGCTGTTGTCATCGGGCCCTCGGACACCCCCGGAATCGGACCCTCGGTGTGGGGTTCGGACGGCAGCAAGTGGGACGCGATCGGCATGACGCGTTCCATCCTCGATGTCCGCGACCTCAGCATGGCGGCCCGCCAGTCCGACGAGCCGGGTGACTTTGCCCTCCTCGAAGAGGCACAGGAACTCTATCCCACACTCCGCCAGGACGGGCAGACGGTCTTCCGCTGGGCGGTCTGGGAAATGGCAAAGATGGCCCAGCAGGCCTTGGAGGCCGCTGGCGTCAAGGCTGAAGACCTCGTTGCTTTTATCCCGCACCAGGCAAACATGCGGATCATCGACGAGATGGTCAAGAAACTGAAACTTCCCGAATCCGTCACTGTGGCCCGGGACATCGCAGATGCCGGAAACACCTCCGCGGCCTCCATTCCCCTGGCCACCCACCGCCTGCTCAAGGAAAACCCTGAGCTCAGCGGCGGCCTCGCGCTCCAGATCGGCTTCGGCGCCGGGCTGGTCTTCGGTGCCCAGGTAATCGTCCTTCCTTAG
- the rplS gene encoding 50S ribosomal protein L19, with the protein MHILDSVDAASLRTDVPVFRAGDTLKVHVNIIEGKNSRVQVFQGFVLGRHGDGLRETFTIRKVSFGVGVERTFPVHSPIIDKIEVVSKGDVRRAKLYYMRDLRGKAAKIKEKRDFQPKK; encoded by the coding sequence ATGCATATTCTCGATTCCGTAGATGCAGCCTCGCTGCGCACCGATGTTCCCGTCTTCCGCGCGGGTGACACCCTCAAGGTTCACGTGAACATCATCGAAGGCAAGAACTCCCGTGTCCAGGTATTCCAGGGCTTCGTCCTGGGCCGCCACGGCGACGGTCTGCGCGAAACCTTCACCATCCGCAAGGTCTCCTTCGGCGTCGGTGTGGAGCGTACCTTCCCGGTACACTCCCCGATCATCGACAAGATCGAGGTCGTCTCCAAGGGTGACGTGCGTCGCGCAAAGCTGTACTACATGCGCGACCTGCGCGGCAAGGCTGCAAAGATCAAGGAAAAGCGCGACTTCCAGCCCAAGAAGTAA
- the dprA gene encoding DNA-processing protein DprA, with the protein MDNERIARAALSRLMEPQDAAGLALVQATGALDALKIATGQAAAGPALEREISGLLADNGAGTSWAGMAACLRRWAPRIPDLAPERDLATMARLGGRLLVPADDLWPAQLGDLGMQEPLCLWWRGLEQELPGPARSVALVGSRDSTSYGASVTGDLAYSLAQRGFTVVSGGAYGIDAHAHRAALAGGSAAVPTIAVMAGGVDRFYPSGNEDLLRAVCNQGAVLAEVPPGSAPTRYRFLQRNRLIAALAAVTVVVEARWRSGALNTAHHAESLGRAVGAVPGSVHSANSAGCHRLLRDGGAVCVTDAAEIAELASPSGLGLAEPGSAHAADHDGLTLEDLILLDALPLRSTTSVDKLCAVAGLSADSVRAGLGRLGLLGLAASERGGWKRAKESV; encoded by the coding sequence ATGGACAACGAACGGATCGCCCGGGCCGCCTTGTCGCGGCTTATGGAACCGCAGGACGCTGCCGGACTGGCCCTCGTGCAGGCCACCGGTGCACTCGACGCCTTGAAAATCGCCACCGGACAGGCGGCCGCCGGCCCGGCACTGGAACGGGAGATCAGCGGATTGCTGGCGGACAACGGTGCCGGAACCAGCTGGGCCGGGATGGCTGCCTGCCTCAGACGCTGGGCGCCCCGCATTCCGGATCTGGCGCCCGAGCGTGACCTGGCCACCATGGCACGCCTTGGCGGCCGGCTGCTTGTCCCGGCGGACGACCTCTGGCCTGCCCAGCTCGGCGACCTTGGGATGCAGGAACCTCTCTGTCTGTGGTGGCGGGGCCTGGAACAGGAGCTTCCCGGTCCCGCCCGGAGCGTGGCGCTGGTGGGGTCCCGCGACAGCACCAGCTACGGCGCGTCGGTGACCGGGGACCTGGCCTACTCCCTGGCTCAGCGGGGCTTCACCGTGGTTTCCGGGGGCGCGTACGGCATCGACGCCCACGCGCACCGTGCAGCACTGGCCGGGGGATCAGCGGCGGTACCTACCATCGCGGTGATGGCTGGTGGTGTGGACCGGTTCTACCCGTCCGGAAACGAGGATCTTCTGCGGGCGGTCTGCAACCAGGGAGCGGTTCTCGCCGAGGTGCCGCCGGGCTCGGCGCCCACCCGCTACCGCTTTCTCCAGCGGAACAGGCTGATCGCGGCCCTGGCCGCCGTGACGGTTGTGGTGGAAGCCCGCTGGCGGTCCGGTGCGCTGAATACGGCGCACCACGCGGAGAGCCTTGGACGGGCGGTGGGAGCTGTGCCGGGGTCGGTGCACAGCGCCAACTCCGCCGGCTGCCACCGGCTGCTCCGGGATGGCGGCGCTGTCTGCGTGACTGACGCCGCGGAGATCGCCGAGTTGGCCTCCCCAAGCGGCCTGGGGCTTGCGGAGCCCGGGTCCGCGCATGCGGCCGACCATGACGGACTGACTTTGGAGGACCTGATCCTTCTTGACGCCCTGCCGCTGCGGTCCACCACGTCCGTGGACAAGCTTTGCGCAGTTGCCGGCCTCAGCGCGGACTCCGTGCGGGCCGGGTTAGGCAGGCTAGGCCTGCTGGGGCTCGCAGCTTCAGAAAGGGGCGGCTGGAAACGGGCCAAGGAATCCGTGTAG
- a CDS encoding acyl carrier protein — protein MASNEEILAGLAEIVNEETGLAPEAVELDKSFTEDLDIDSISMMTIVVNAEEKFGVRIPDEEVKNLKTVGDAVSFIAGAQA, from the coding sequence ATGGCTAGCAACGAAGAGATCCTGGCCGGCTTGGCTGAAATCGTCAACGAAGAAACCGGCCTTGCCCCCGAGGCTGTGGAACTGGACAAGTCCTTCACCGAGGACCTGGACATCGACTCCATCTCCATGATGACCATCGTGGTCAACGCCGAAGAGAAGTTCGGCGTGCGTATCCCGGATGAAGAGGTCAAGAACCTCAAGACCGTCGGCGACGCTGTCAGCTTCATCGCCGGCGCGCAGGCCTAG
- a CDS encoding beta-ketoacyl synthase, with translation MTRKVVITGLGATTPIGGDVPTMWNNALKGVSGARTLEDEWVAKYELPVHFAARCSTPALEVLSRVEAKRMDPSTQFGVIASREAWADSGITEIDPDRLAVAFATGIGGVWTLLDAWDTLKEKGPRRVLPMTVPMLMPNGVAAAVSLDLGARAGAHTPVSACASGTEALHLGLELIRSGKADVVMCGGAEAAIHPMPLAAFSSMQALSRRNDDPQGASRPYDMGRDGFVMGEGAGALVLEAEEHAIARGARIYGELAGTSVTADAYHITAPDPQGLGATRALKAAMFDGRIQAEDVVHVNAHATSTPVGDKPEYTALRASLGNHLDNVAVSATKSQMGHLLGASGAVEAVLTVLAVYHRKAPVTINLENQDPEIPLDVVTSARDLPAGDIVALSNSFGFGGHNAVIAVRSI, from the coding sequence ATGACACGCAAAGTAGTCATTACCGGTCTGGGTGCAACCACGCCCATCGGCGGCGACGTACCCACCATGTGGAACAACGCGCTGAAGGGGGTCTCCGGTGCCCGCACGCTGGAAGACGAATGGGTCGCCAAATACGAACTGCCCGTTCACTTCGCTGCGCGCTGCTCCACTCCCGCCCTGGAGGTCCTGAGCCGCGTGGAGGCCAAGCGGATGGACCCCTCCACCCAGTTCGGTGTCATCGCCTCGCGTGAAGCCTGGGCAGATTCCGGCATCACCGAGATTGACCCCGACCGCCTTGCGGTCGCTTTCGCCACCGGCATCGGCGGCGTCTGGACCCTGCTGGACGCGTGGGACACGCTGAAGGAAAAAGGCCCGCGCCGCGTCCTGCCCATGACGGTGCCCATGCTGATGCCCAACGGCGTTGCAGCAGCCGTCAGCCTCGACCTTGGCGCCCGTGCCGGCGCCCACACCCCGGTTTCGGCCTGCGCGTCGGGCACGGAGGCCCTTCACTTGGGCCTGGAGCTGATCCGCTCCGGCAAGGCCGACGTAGTAATGTGCGGCGGCGCCGAGGCAGCCATCCACCCCATGCCCCTGGCCGCGTTCTCGTCCATGCAGGCGCTCTCCCGCCGCAACGACGACCCCCAGGGCGCCTCACGCCCTTACGATATGGGCCGCGACGGTTTCGTGATGGGCGAAGGCGCCGGCGCGCTGGTGCTCGAAGCTGAAGAACACGCCATTGCCCGCGGCGCCCGCATCTATGGTGAACTGGCCGGCACCTCTGTTACCGCCGACGCCTACCACATCACCGCCCCGGACCCCCAGGGCCTGGGCGCCACCCGCGCGCTGAAGGCGGCCATGTTCGACGGCCGGATCCAGGCCGAGGACGTTGTCCACGTCAACGCGCACGCTACCTCCACTCCCGTAGGTGACAAGCCGGAGTACACGGCCCTCCGCGCGTCGCTGGGGAACCACCTGGACAACGTCGCGGTGTCCGCCACCAAGTCACAGATGGGCCACCTCCTGGGCGCCTCAGGTGCCGTGGAGGCAGTACTCACTGTGCTGGCCGTGTACCACCGCAAGGCCCCGGTCACCATCAACCTTGAGAACCAGGACCCGGAGATCCCGCTCGACGTCGTCACGTCTGCGCGGGATCTGCCGGCGGGTGACATCGTGGCGCTGAGCAACTCGTTCGGCTTCGGCGGCCACAACGCCGTGATCGCCGTCCGCAGCATCTAG
- a CDS encoding DUF2469 domain-containing protein, whose amino-acid sequence MSAEDLENYETDMELQLYREYRDVVGLFSYVVETERRFYLANHVDLQARSADGEVYFDLTLQDAWVWDVYRSARFVKTVRVLTFKDVNVEELPRNEELALPKDVDLGN is encoded by the coding sequence ATGAGTGCTGAGGATCTTGAAAACTATGAAACCGACATGGAGCTGCAGCTCTACCGTGAATACCGCGATGTTGTCGGGCTCTTCAGCTACGTTGTCGAGACTGAACGCCGCTTTTACCTCGCAAACCACGTTGACCTGCAGGCCCGAAGCGCCGACGGCGAGGTCTACTTCGACCTGACGTTGCAGGATGCCTGGGTGTGGGATGTGTACCGCTCGGCACGGTTCGTCAAGACTGTCCGCGTCCTGACGTTCAAGGATGTCAACGTCGAAGAACTGCCCCGTAACGAGGAACTCGCCCTGCCGAAGGATGTTGACCTCGGCAACTGA
- a CDS encoding YraN family protein, translated as MKSKDLLGRRGEELAAGYLESLGMLVVERNWRCTEGEIDIVALDGDSLVIAEVKTRRSLDYGHPFEAVGPDKLARLHRLGSAWCRDRELRMPLRRVDVIAVVDDGAGEPLVEHLKGVG; from the coding sequence ATGAAATCCAAAGACCTGTTGGGCCGGCGCGGCGAGGAGCTCGCCGCCGGCTATCTTGAATCGCTCGGCATGCTGGTGGTGGAACGCAACTGGCGCTGCACCGAAGGTGAAATAGACATTGTGGCCCTCGACGGGGACTCCCTGGTGATTGCTGAGGTGAAGACCCGCCGTTCCCTGGACTACGGGCACCCGTTCGAAGCCGTGGGGCCGGACAAACTCGCCCGGCTGCATCGGCTTGGTTCGGCGTGGTGCCGGGACCGGGAGCTGCGGATGCCGCTACGGCGCGTGGACGTCATTGCCGTGGTGGACGACGGCGCCGGCGAACCCCTGGTGGAACACCTCAAGGGGGTGGGGTAG
- the lepB gene encoding signal peptidase I, whose product MDHTKRQPRRMGWRFVFLAVLLAVAVSGLVRSLLLDVYYIPSESMEPILANGDRILVSRTDFHTEPIRRGDIVVFDGRGSFAPLNSGKGPLLDSVAAAGQWLGLAGSDTTYVKRVIGLPGETVVCCDADGKITVNGQALDEPYLFDGDSPSKQIFSAVVPDGRLWLLGDHRSASADSRSLLGAPGGGMVPMDRVIGRPVQIVWPLDRFAAVLRPSAAGSTTEDGQ is encoded by the coding sequence ATGGACCACACAAAACGCCAGCCCAGAAGAATGGGCTGGCGTTTTGTGTTCCTGGCGGTTCTCCTGGCCGTGGCTGTCAGCGGCCTGGTTCGTTCCCTGTTGCTGGATGTCTACTACATTCCGTCCGAGTCCATGGAGCCGATCCTTGCTAACGGGGACCGTATCCTGGTCTCGAGGACAGACTTCCATACCGAACCCATCCGGCGAGGCGACATTGTGGTTTTCGATGGCAGGGGATCGTTCGCTCCCCTGAACAGTGGGAAGGGCCCCCTTCTGGATTCCGTGGCCGCGGCGGGTCAGTGGCTAGGCTTGGCCGGCAGTGACACCACATACGTGAAGCGAGTTATTGGCCTGCCGGGGGAGACCGTGGTCTGCTGCGATGCAGACGGAAAGATCACCGTCAACGGTCAGGCACTAGATGAGCCGTACCTGTTCGACGGAGACAGCCCAAGCAAGCAGATCTTCAGCGCGGTGGTGCCCGACGGGAGACTGTGGCTGCTCGGTGACCATCGCTCGGCGTCTGCTGATTCGCGCAGCCTGCTCGGTGCGCCCGGCGGTGGCATGGTGCCGATGGATCGTGTCATCGGCAGGCCGGTCCAGATCGTCTGGCCACTTGATAGATTTGCTGCAGTACTACGGCCGTCAGCGGCAGGATCAACAACAGAGGACGGACAGTAA
- a CDS encoding DUF3145 domain-containing protein — protein MSVAMTRGVLFVHSAPTALCPHVEWAIGSVVDKRTDLEWTPQPAAPGMFRAELSWTGTPGTGSLLASSLRGWAHLRYEVTEEPSQGVDGGRWSHTPELGIFHATTDVHGNIMVSEDRIRYAYESGAGDPSAVYHELSLALGEAWDEELEPFRHAAEGAPVRWLHQVG, from the coding sequence ATGTCTGTTGCAATGACCCGCGGTGTCCTGTTTGTTCACTCAGCCCCTACAGCACTGTGCCCGCACGTTGAGTGGGCCATTGGATCCGTCGTGGATAAGCGGACGGATCTTGAGTGGACCCCTCAACCTGCCGCGCCCGGAATGTTCCGCGCCGAGCTCTCCTGGACGGGAACTCCGGGTACCGGATCGCTGCTGGCTTCCTCACTTCGCGGCTGGGCCCATCTGCGCTACGAGGTCACTGAAGAGCCGAGCCAGGGCGTAGACGGCGGCCGCTGGTCGCATACCCCCGAGTTGGGGATATTCCACGCCACCACGGATGTCCACGGCAACATCATGGTCTCAGAGGACCGCATCCGCTACGCCTACGAATCGGGCGCCGGAGATCCCTCTGCCGTGTATCACGAGCTTTCCCTGGCCTTAGGCGAGGCGTGGGACGAGGAACTCGAGCCGTTCCGGCACGCAGCCGAGGGCGCACCGGTCCGCTGGCTGCACCAGGTGGGTTGA